A genomic region of Micropterus dolomieu isolate WLL.071019.BEF.003 ecotype Adirondacks linkage group LG11, ASM2129224v1, whole genome shotgun sequence contains the following coding sequences:
- the ddhd1a gene encoding phospholipase DDHD1: MSSFNINVTNKISLNTGGKGSAVSVDAANNNKEWKLGNDVFPCCHEMSPMDDTVQAGMSSVQSGLDGHLPLLHASHHGTQDGLLLDLGSPTAYLDSSPLEYSDNDGHNAGPLFERRKRSRSNSSRHRYNEVVTELGPEEVRWFYKEDKKTWKPFVGHDSLKIERMFRKYCELNPGVAGSQASSGEEECGNNGVESKGLNGAVPVETRTSSVHGDLGSPDTSTVSLDEKDPDSIEMNVEPVCVRGGLYEVDIKERECKPVYWKQQDHIPVMRGQWFIDGTWLPLEEEESDLIEHEHLNHFRGQQMQDTFETDLVVRTVDSKDAIHSLKLSRTHVDWHSVDEVYLYSDATTSKIARTVTQKLGFSKASSSGTRLHRGYVEEASPEDRPPQTTHIVFVVHGIGQKMDQGRIIKNTGMLREGVRKMEEKHFSEHNDEHVEFLPVEWRSKLALDGDTVDSITPDKVRGLRDLLNSSAMDIMYYNSPLYRDEITKGLTQELNRLYTLFCSRNPEFEERGGKVSIVSHSLGCVITYDIMTGWDPVRFCQQEHHTVEEELDMRWMSYEERHILEQLRQTRNRLQELENQLLTLEASKPLAPPALKFKVENFFCMGSPLAVFLALRGIRPGTSCHQDHILPTSICSRLFNVFHPTDPVAYRLEPLILKHYSNIAPVQIHWFSATNPTSYEEVRPTFLTPVRDPASDTESIPSPSTSPVLARRHYGESITSLGKASILGAASIGKGIGGIFFSRFSRSNSQPSVSLGLEGGTNTEEEEQKRSESQSAYGLSTMTRPTSPTADTLELERRIDFELREGLVESRYWSAVTSHTGYWCSHDIALFLLTFIYKQKTTPADPAEDTPEPD; the protein is encoded by the exons ATGAGCAGTTTCAACATAAACGTTACAAACAAAATCTCTTTGAACACCGGCGGTAAAGGTTCAGCGGTCAGCGTCGACGCCGCCAACAACAACAAGGAGTGGAAATTGGGAAACGATGTGTTTCCGTGCTGTCACGAGATGAGTCCCATGGACGATACGGTGCAGGCAGGGATGTCCTCAGTCCAGTCGGGACTGGACGGACACCTGCCGCTTCTACACGCTAGTCATCACGGCACGCAGGACGGGTTGTTGTTGGACCTGGGCTCCCCGACAGCCTACCTCGACAGCAGCCCCCTGGAGTACAGCGACAATGACGGACACAACGCTGGTCCGTTGTtcgagaggaggaagaggtcaAGGTCCAACAGCTCCAGACACCGCTACAATGAGGTGGTCACGGAGCTCGGTCCGGAGGAGGTGCGTTGGTTTTACAAAGAGGACAAGAAAACTTGGAAGCCCTTTGTCGGGCATGACTCACTTAAGATTGAGCGTATGTTTCGGAAATACTGTGAGCTGAACCCCGGTGTAGCGGGCTCACAGGCCAGCAGTGGGGAGGAAGAGTGCGGTAATAACGGTGTGGAGAGTAAAGGGCTGAACGGTGCAGTGCCGGTGGAGACAAGGACCAGCAGTGTGCACGGAGACCTTGGGTCCCCGGACACATCCACCGTGTCCTTGGATGAGAAGGACCCTGACAGCATTGAGATGAACGTAGAGCCTGTTTGTGTCCGTGGAGGACTCTATGAGGTGGATATTAAAGAGAGGGAATGCAAACCTGTTTACTGGAAGC AACAAGACCATATTCCAGTCATGAGAGGCCAGTGGTTTATTGATGGTACCTGGCTCCCgttagaggaagaggaaagtGACCTCATCGAGCATGAGCACCTGAACCATTTCCGTGGGCAACAAATGCAGGACACCTTCGAGACGGACTTGGTGGTCAGGACTGTTGATAGCAAAGATG CCATCCATAGTCTGAAGCTGAGTCGGACCCATGTGGATTGGCACAGCGTCGATGAAGTATACCTCTACAGCGATGCCACCACTTCCAAAATTGCACGCACCGTCACCCAGAAACTGGGCTTCTCCAAAG CCTCCAGCAGTGGAACACGGCTCCATCGGGGTTATGTTGAGGAGGCCTCACCTGAGGACAGACCCCCTCAGACTACACACATAGTCTTTGTGGTCCATGGAATTGGACAGAAGATGGACCAGGGGCGCATTATTAAAAACACTGGAAt GCTGAGGGAGGGCGTGAGAAAGATGGAGGAGAAGCACTTTTCAGAGCACAATGACGAGCATGTGGAGTTCTTGCCTGTTGAATGGCGATCTAAACTTGCTCTGGATGGAg ATACGGTAGACTCAATAACACCAGACAAGGTGAGAGGACTGAGAGATCTACTCAACAGCAGTGCCATGGACATCATGTACTACAACAGCCCCCTTTACCGGGATGAG ATTACCAAGGGCCTCACACAGGAGCTAAACAGACTGTACACACTTTTCTGCTCCCGGAACCCTGAGTTTGAGGAGAGGGGAGGCAAAGTGTCCATTGTGTCCCACTCCCTCGGCTGCGTCATCACCTATGACATCATGACAGGATGGGATCCTGTGCGCTTCTGTCAGCAGGAGCACCACACCGTGGAAGAGGAGCTGGACATGCGTTGGATGTCCTATGAGGAGAGACACATTTTAGAGCAGTTACGGCAAACAAGGAACAG GTTACAAGAGCTGGAAAATCAACTCCTCACACTGGAGGCCTCTAAACCCTTAGCACCCCCAGCCCTCAAATTTAAG GTGGAAAACTTCTTCTGCATGGGTTCTCCTCTGGCGGTGTTCTTAGCCCTGCGAGGGATCCGCCCTGGTACCAGCTGCCACCAGGACCACATCCTGCCCACCTCCATCTGCAGCAGGCTCTTCAATGTCTTCCATCCCACAGACCCTGTG GCCTACAGACTGGAGCCCCTTATCCTCAAACATTATAGCAATATCGCTCCTGTTCAGATACACTG GTTTAGCGCCACTAACCCCACATCCTATGAGGAGGTCCGACCTACCTTCCTGACCCCAGTCAGAGACCCAGCATCTGACACTGAGAGCATCCCTAGCCCGAGCACTTCTCCTGTCCTCGCCCGTCGGCACTATGGAGAGTCCATCACCAGTCTGGGCAAGGCTAGCATACTGG GAGCGGCGAGCATAGGGAAGGGCATCGGAGGCATCTTCTTCTCACGTTTCTCCCGCTCTAACAGCCAGCCCTCAGTGTCTTTAGGACTTGAGGGAGGGACAAACACtgaagaagaggagcagaagcGGTCAGAAAGCCAGTCAGCATATGGCCTCTCCACCATGACTCGACCGACCTCACCCACAGCTGACACAT TGGAGCTGGAGCGGCGCATCGACTTTGAGCTCCGAGAGGGTCTGGTGGAGAGCCGCTACTGGTCAGCAGTGACCTCTCACACGGGATACTGGTGCTCACATGACATAGCACTCTTCCTGTTGACCTTCATATAcaagcagaagaccacacccgCTGACCCAGCAGAAGATACTCCGGAGCCAGACTGA